From one Gracilibacillus salinarum genomic stretch:
- a CDS encoding glycosyltransferase, with translation MPTSFYQAIPEIMDHIIIDAPKSILDIGVGFGKYGVLLREKLDIPQQRYSKESWTLKLEGIEGFEGYRNPIHDYVYDKIHYGEIGEVMDSLGNYDTIILIDVLEHFEKKEGIKIIQQILEHTNKSLIISTPLYPDPQGSYLSNSLETHKSKWNIIDLTAFDFNHKLVEIGENGAQIFKVYPTSAEKKQNSLSEKPGQSQQLMKIGFILPHLQLTGGVKSLLQQMEQLRKRGHKVYLFYKGPDESHLSPDWYDIEVDGKIHVPPDEPITDYLDDCDIVVLGWIFQHSELLDYEGNLLYLEQGHEWLFGDIPNLFQSLYLRLKMKSIYTSGIPIISISKFVASVLEVKFQVKTDVIPIGIDTEFYYPTQDKNNTSPVILLVGNPQLPFKGFDTAIKTLNNVYRQGYSFQVKWVCQTEPHTDHAVFPLETIISPDQKSLSEYYRQSDLFLFTSLYEGFGMPPLEAMASGLPVITTKCGGVMEYVTDDNCIQVEVGDIEGMTDAVASLLDDPSRRVELGKRARETALTFDYKLAIQPMEAYMRKIVYQN, from the coding sequence ATGCCGACAAGTTTTTATCAGGCGATTCCGGAAATTATGGATCATATAATCATTGATGCACCTAAATCTATACTTGATATAGGTGTTGGTTTTGGTAAGTATGGGGTTTTGTTACGGGAGAAACTTGATATTCCACAGCAACGATACAGCAAAGAAAGCTGGACTTTAAAGCTTGAGGGAATAGAAGGATTTGAAGGGTATCGCAACCCTATTCATGATTATGTTTACGATAAAATACATTATGGTGAAATTGGGGAAGTGATGGATTCCTTGGGAAATTATGACACAATTATTCTAATTGATGTGCTGGAACATTTCGAAAAAAAAGAAGGAATAAAGATCATTCAGCAAATTTTGGAACACACTAATAAGTCACTGATTATATCCACGCCTCTTTACCCAGACCCTCAAGGCAGCTATTTATCTAATTCTCTCGAAACACACAAAAGCAAATGGAATATCATCGATTTAACAGCTTTTGATTTTAATCATAAGTTGGTGGAAATAGGTGAGAATGGTGCGCAAATTTTTAAAGTATATCCCACTTCTGCCGAGAAAAAGCAGAATAGTCTTTCTGAGAAGCCCGGACAGTCGCAACAATTGATGAAGATAGGTTTTATTTTGCCGCATTTACAATTAACAGGTGGCGTCAAATCGTTATTGCAGCAAATGGAACAATTAAGGAAAAGAGGGCATAAAGTTTACCTTTTTTATAAAGGACCGGATGAAAGCCATTTGTCTCCAGATTGGTATGATATCGAGGTAGATGGCAAAATACATGTGCCGCCTGATGAGCCCATTACCGATTACCTGGATGATTGTGACATTGTTGTATTGGGATGGATCTTTCAGCATTCAGAGTTATTAGATTATGAGGGGAATTTGTTGTATCTGGAGCAGGGACATGAATGGTTGTTTGGTGATATACCTAATTTGTTTCAGTCATTATATTTAAGACTTAAGATGAAAAGCATCTATACATCTGGCATTCCCATCATAAGTATATCGAAATTTGTAGCATCGGTATTGGAAGTTAAGTTTCAAGTGAAAACAGATGTCATACCGATTGGCATTGATACCGAATTCTATTATCCAACTCAAGATAAAAACAATACCTCACCTGTTATTCTGCTGGTCGGCAATCCACAGCTTCCATTTAAGGGATTTGATACAGCAATTAAAACACTAAACAACGTCTATCGGCAAGGTTACTCTTTTCAAGTGAAATGGGTTTGTCAAACAGAACCACATACCGATCATGCGGTGTTCCCGTTAGAGACAATTATCTCACCAGATCAGAAAAGTCTGAGTGAGTATTATCGCCAATCCGACTTATTTCTATTTACGTCATTATATGAAGGGTTTGGCATGCCGCCTTTAGAAGCAATGGCATCAGGATTACCTGTTATTACAACTAAATGCGGTGGTGTGATGGAATATGTGACGGATGATAATTGTATCCAGGTAGAAGTGGGTGATATCGAAGGAATGACAGATGCGGTGGCATCGCTGCTTGATGATCCGTCCAGAAGGGTCGAGTTAGGAAAACGAGCCAGAGAAACAGCTTTGACATTCGATTATAAGCTAGCTATCCAGCCAATGGAAGCATATATGAGAAAAATTGTGTATCAGAATTAA
- a CDS encoding HAD-IA family hydrolase: MKNIQLVLDVGGVLATDLDLFWSELTEQAQMPYEEVRQTYRQEIREALWQGQIEEHEFWSWLYDTFPTIEIHSLKKALTNSLYTLQGMNHLTEWNKLADLHILSNHRSEWLQPVLDPIRPILQTITISSLVGAAKPEQTIYQHCMDQLPSGKTVLFVDNKQENLEPAKALGWHTIHAKADQQWINKVTDFLHTYQ, translated from the coding sequence ATGAAAAATATACAACTGGTACTGGATGTCGGTGGTGTGCTTGCCACTGATTTAGATCTATTCTGGTCCGAATTAACAGAACAGGCACAAATGCCTTATGAAGAGGTTAGACAAACATACCGACAAGAGATTAGAGAAGCGCTTTGGCAAGGACAGATTGAAGAGCATGAGTTTTGGAGCTGGCTCTATGATACGTTTCCAACGATTGAAATCCATTCTTTAAAAAAAGCACTAACTAATAGTTTATATACGTTGCAAGGGATGAATCACCTTACTGAATGGAACAAGCTTGCTGATTTGCATATCTTAAGCAACCATCGCTCTGAATGGTTACAACCTGTATTAGATCCGATCAGACCAATCTTACAAACTATTACCATTTCATCATTAGTCGGAGCCGCAAAACCGGAACAAACCATCTATCAGCATTGTATGGATCAGTTACCTTCAGGTAAGACTGTTTTATTTGTTGATAACAAACAAGAAAACCTAGAACCAGCAAAAGCACTAGGCTGGCATACCATACACGCCAAAGCTGATCAACAATGGATCAATAAAGTGACTGATTTTCTACATACGTATCAATAA
- the qoxD gene encoding cytochrome aa3 quinol oxidase subunit IV — MSAHSSRFPWNHLIGFVLSIALTLAAVFLSLYTDFSYGVKLWSIAIMALFQMIVQLFMFMHITEGKEGPINVFNIINSIILALIIVFGSIWVLTSGHASHMH; from the coding sequence ATGAGCGCACATTCTAGTCGTTTTCCTTGGAATCACTTAATCGGCTTTGTCCTTTCGATCGCATTAACGCTAGCTGCTGTGTTTTTAAGCTTATACACGGATTTCTCATACGGCGTTAAGCTTTGGTCGATTGCCATCATGGCACTTTTCCAAATGATAGTTCAATTGTTTATGTTCATGCATATCACAGAAGGAAAAGAAGGTCCGATTAACGTTTTCAACATTATCAACAGTATTATTTTAGCTTTAATTATTGTATTCGGATCGATTTGGGTACTAACCTCAGGTCACGCATCCCATATGCATTAA
- the qoxC gene encoding cytochrome aa3 quinol oxidase subunit III, with protein sequence MTQANTPLEYRSQQHQMNIFGFWVFLGAEIVLFSTLFASYFVLEHNTAGGPAGQDIFILKDVLIETFLLLTSSFTAGLAIHSMRSMQKRNLIIWTIVTLLLGAGFLYMEINEFIHYVHEGASIQTSGFTAAFFTLLGTHGAHVTFGIFWISLLLVQIARRGITEKTASKFFIASLYWHFLDVVWIFIFTFVYLKGMM encoded by the coding sequence ATGACACAAGCAAATACGCCATTAGAGTATCGCTCACAACAACATCAAATGAATATTTTCGGATTCTGGGTATTTTTAGGTGCTGAAATTGTGCTGTTCTCCACATTGTTTGCTTCTTATTTTGTGTTGGAACACAATACAGCTGGGGGCCCAGCAGGTCAAGACATCTTTATCTTAAAAGATGTCTTGATCGAAACTTTCTTATTATTGACAAGTAGTTTCACTGCAGGTCTTGCTATTCACTCGATGCGGAGTATGCAAAAGCGAAACCTGATCATTTGGACGATTGTCACCCTATTACTAGGTGCAGGTTTCTTGTATATGGAGATTAATGAATTTATCCATTATGTACATGAAGGAGCAAGTATTCAAACAAGCGGGTTCACAGCAGCATTCTTCACGTTACTGGGAACACACGGTGCTCACGTTACCTTTGGTATTTTTTGGATCAGTTTATTGCTCGTTCAGATTGCTAGACGCGGCATTACAGAAAAAACTGCTAGTAAATTCTTTATTGCCAGTCTATACTGGCACTTCTTAGATGTCGTTTGGATCTTTATCTTTACATTCGTGTATTTGAAAGGAATGATGTAA
- the qoxB gene encoding cytochrome aa3 quinol oxidase subunit I has protein sequence MSLDKLLVTGDPLILFSQIAIGLTMVGLVALITYLKRWKWLWNEWFTTVDHKKIGIMYIISGVLMFFRGGVDGLLMKAQTSRPDMEFLDAQHYDEIFTTHGVIMILFMAMPMLIGIMNVVVPLQIGARDVAFPKLNALSFWLFFAGAMLFNLSFVVGGSPDAGWTSYFPLAGKEFTPGVGNNYYAIALQIAGIGTLATGINFVVTITKMRAPGLKWMRLPIFTWSTFVTSIIIVAAFPILTVALAYMSLDRLFGTHFFTVAAGGDPMLWLNLFWLWGHPEVYIVVLPAFGMFSEIIATFARKNLFGYKSMVFAVVGIAFLSMLVWVHHFYTMGNSAAVNSIFSLTTMMIAIPTGVKIFNWLFTLRKGRIEFTNPMLWSLAFIPCFTIGGVTGVMLAMAAADYQYHNTMFLVAHFHYVLIPGVVFAVFAAVYYWWPKMFGFKLNEKIGKWHFWLFVIGFNFTFMPMFFVGLDGMSRRMYTYSESTGWGAWLGFSAIGSLVMAAGFAAFCYNIYWSFRYAERNVGNDPWNARTLEWATASPAPHYNFAKVPEVDSLDDFWYKKKAGKLGLKKSDIKPIHMPSNSWTPIFISVAFGIVGFFLVFEWFTLAIISSVLIIIGLIANTFDYDDGYHIPAEEVEEEEREWRGELE, from the coding sequence ATGTCATTAGATAAACTTTTGGTAACAGGTGACCCACTGATCCTGTTCTCTCAAATCGCCATTGGCTTGACAATGGTAGGTCTTGTTGCGTTAATTACGTACTTAAAAAGATGGAAATGGTTATGGAACGAATGGTTCACTACCGTTGATCATAAAAAAATCGGGATAATGTATATTATTTCAGGCGTCTTGATGTTCTTTAGAGGTGGCGTTGATGGTCTCCTTATGAAAGCTCAAACATCTAGACCTGATATGGAATTCCTTGATGCACAGCATTACGATGAGATCTTTACAACACACGGCGTCATTATGATTCTATTTATGGCGATGCCTATGCTTATCGGGATTATGAACGTTGTCGTGCCATTACAAATCGGTGCACGTGACGTAGCATTTCCAAAGTTAAATGCATTAAGTTTCTGGTTATTCTTTGCAGGTGCAATGTTATTTAACTTATCTTTCGTTGTTGGTGGTTCACCAGATGCTGGTTGGACTTCGTACTTCCCGTTAGCGGGTAAAGAGTTTACCCCAGGAGTCGGAAACAACTATTACGCGATTGCCTTGCAGATTGCAGGTATCGGTACGTTAGCTACAGGGATTAACTTTGTAGTAACCATTACTAAGATGCGTGCACCAGGTTTGAAATGGATGAGATTGCCGATCTTTACCTGGTCGACATTCGTAACATCTATTATCATTGTGGCAGCATTTCCAATTTTAACAGTTGCTTTAGCTTATATGTCATTGGATCGTTTATTCGGTACCCACTTCTTTACGGTGGCTGCAGGCGGGGACCCGATGCTATGGCTGAACTTATTCTGGCTATGGGGACACCCGGAAGTTTATATTGTCGTCCTGCCAGCGTTCGGTATGTTCTCTGAAATTATTGCGACATTCGCAAGAAAAAATCTATTCGGTTATAAATCAATGGTATTTGCCGTTGTCGGTATTGCTTTCTTAAGTATGCTTGTATGGGTACACCACTTCTATACGATGGGGAACAGTGCCGCTGTTAACTCGATCTTCTCGTTAACAACGATGATGATTGCCATACCAACCGGTGTAAAAATATTTAACTGGCTGTTTACGTTACGAAAAGGTCGAATTGAATTTACTAATCCGATGCTATGGTCGTTAGCATTTATCCCATGTTTTACAATTGGTGGGGTAACAGGTGTTATGCTTGCGATGGCAGCAGCAGATTATCAGTACCATAATACGATGTTCCTAGTGGCGCACTTCCACTATGTATTAATTCCAGGTGTTGTATTTGCAGTATTCGCTGCAGTATACTACTGGTGGCCAAAAATGTTCGGTTTCAAATTGAATGAAAAAATCGGTAAATGGCATTTCTGGTTATTTGTGATTGGATTTAATTTCACATTTATGCCAATGTTCTTCGTTGGATTAGACGGAATGTCTCGTCGTATGTACACGTATTCCGAAAGTACTGGATGGGGTGCATGGCTCGGATTCTCTGCAATTGGTTCACTAGTAATGGCAGCAGGGTTTGCAGCATTTTGTTACAACATTTACTGGAGCTTCCGTTACGCAGAGCGTAATGTAGGGAATGACCCTTGGAACGCACGTACGTTAGAGTGGGCAACAGCTTCACCTGCACCACACTATAACTTTGCGAAAGTACCAGAGGTAGATAGCTTAGATGATTTCTGGTATAAGAAAAAAGCTGGAAAACTAGGATTGAAAAAATCAGATATTAAACCAATTCATATGCCGAGCAATAGCTGGACACCGATTTTCATCAGTGTGGCGTTCGGAATTGTAGGATTCTTCCTCGTATTTGAATGGTTTACATTAGCGATCATTTCATCCGTCTTAATCATCATTGGTTTAATTGCCAACACGTTTGATTATGATGACGGATATCATATACCTGCTGAAGAAGTAGAAGAAGAAGAACGAGAGTGGAGAGGTGAGTTAGAATGA
- the qoxA gene encoding cytochrome aa3 quinol oxidase subunit II gives MKAMKKLTYIFTLLLIPVLLAGCDSKLIVFDPKGPVARNLSDLIVYSIIFMAIIVLIVFVLFGFIIWKYRARKDDGDFEPEEEEGNHLLEVIWFVIPIAIVIALMIPTAKTIYEVEDIPQGYEEEEPIVIHVTSADWKWIFSYPEQGIETVNYLNIPADHPVQFKMTSAGTMQSFWVPELGGQKYTMANMQTNLFLVADQEGSFYGRNTSFNGRGYAHMDFEVQAMSNDDFNEWVQDVKNTANDLTEDEYSELLKPTVIGRKTYNGTHLEWIDHAHGGSEQYIDSDLYEIHHGEEDSSGEQEQAEDTEQETNDNAEQESEQSTDSSTHEDHSHH, from the coding sequence ATGAAGGCAATGAAGAAGCTCACATATATCTTTACTTTATTGTTGATTCCTGTATTACTGGCAGGATGTGATTCAAAGCTGATTGTCTTTGATCCAAAAGGGCCGGTAGCGCGTAATTTGTCTGATTTGATCGTGTACTCGATTATATTCATGGCGATTATTGTATTAATTGTTTTTGTGTTATTCGGGTTTATCATCTGGAAATACAGAGCAAGAAAAGATGACGGTGATTTTGAACCGGAAGAAGAGGAAGGAAATCATTTACTGGAAGTTATCTGGTTTGTAATTCCGATTGCCATCGTAATTGCCTTGATGATCCCTACAGCTAAGACAATTTATGAAGTAGAGGATATCCCGCAAGGTTATGAGGAAGAAGAGCCGATCGTGATCCATGTCACATCTGCTGACTGGAAGTGGATTTTCAGTTATCCGGAACAAGGAATTGAAACAGTAAACTATCTCAATATTCCAGCTGATCATCCCGTACAATTTAAAATGACTTCTGCAGGTACGATGCAATCGTTCTGGGTGCCAGAATTAGGCGGTCAGAAATATACGATGGCAAACATGCAGACGAATCTGTTCCTTGTAGCAGATCAGGAAGGTTCTTTCTACGGTAGAAACACTAGTTTTAATGGTAGAGGTTATGCACACATGGACTTCGAAGTCCAAGCAATGTCAAATGATGACTTCAATGAATGGGTGCAGGATGTGAAGAATACAGCCAATGATTTAACAGAAGACGAATATAGTGAATTATTAAAGCCTACTGTCATTGGGCGTAAAACATATAACGGTACACACTTAGAATGGATCGACCATGCACACGGCGGTTCAGAGCAATACATCGATTCTGACTTGTATGAGATCCATCACGGAGAAGAAGATAGCTCTGGTGAACAGGAACAAGCAGAAGATACAGAACAAGAAACGAATGATAATGCCGAGCAAGAGTCAGAACAATCTACTGATTCTTCTACACACGAGGATCATTCACATCATTAA
- a CDS encoding response regulator transcription factor, with the protein MKKILIVDDEQQMRMMLTLYLRNDFKLYEAVDGEEAIRIFKENEIDLVLLDVMMPKLDGIAACKQMKNIKSDVPIIMLTALNETSQKVEGLMIGADDYMVKPFEPEELLARIHVQFRHYEKNESSSNRLIYHELTIDPSSHEVMVKGKEIKYSPKEFDLLYLLAAHPNRVYTREQLLDIIWGLDEVVDIRTVDSHVRYVRDKLKKAGISKQPVETVWGVGYKFDWEDKHEAE; encoded by the coding sequence ATGAAGAAGATTTTAATTGTGGACGACGAACAACAAATGAGAATGATGTTGACGCTCTATTTGCGGAATGATTTCAAGCTCTATGAAGCGGTTGACGGTGAGGAAGCAATACGTATTTTTAAGGAGAATGAAATCGATCTTGTCCTATTAGATGTCATGATGCCGAAACTGGACGGAATCGCAGCATGTAAACAGATGAAGAACATTAAGTCAGATGTGCCAATCATTATGCTTACTGCGCTGAACGAAACCTCTCAAAAAGTGGAAGGACTGATGATTGGTGCAGATGATTACATGGTCAAGCCTTTTGAGCCTGAAGAATTATTAGCACGAATTCACGTACAATTCCGGCACTATGAAAAAAATGAATCATCGAGTAACAGATTAATTTATCATGAATTAACGATTGATCCTTCCTCACACGAAGTAATGGTGAAAGGCAAAGAGATCAAGTACAGCCCAAAAGAATTCGATTTACTCTATTTATTAGCAGCTCATCCAAACCGTGTCTACACGAGAGAGCAATTATTAGATATTATTTGGGGATTAGATGAAGTGGTCGATATCCGGACTGTGGATTCCCATGTTCGTTATGTCCGAGACAAGCTAAAAAAAGCTGGCATATCGAAGCAACCTGTCGAAACAGTATGGGGAGTTGGCTACAAATTTGATTGGGAGGATAAACATGAAGCTGAATAG